The following are encoded in a window of Seleniivibrio woodruffii genomic DNA:
- a CDS encoding DUF6573 family protein, which translates to MDNIFGEVLYAYSRKQAIEDGILVDMTEYKPENENIPMLKQAGFKYPMAFTRTAYFEAVGLPENYSGIQSISGRFWDVLMCLYFAIKKGTSGSEIVFSVTVRQIESGGDDADESKVIRLKCVLGPGDTPDPVFTVMLPDED; encoded by the coding sequence ATGGATAATATTTTTGGCGAAGTCTTGTATGCTTATTCACGTAAGCAGGCAATAGAAGACGGCATACTGGTTGATATGACCGAGTATAAGCCGGAAAATGAAAACATACCTATGCTTAAGCAGGCTGGCTTTAAATATCCTATGGCATTTACCAGAACGGCATATTTTGAGGCTGTTGGCTTGCCTGAAAATTATTCTGGGATTCAGAGCATTTCCGGAAGATTCTGGGATGTTCTCATGTGTCTGTATTTTGCTATTAAAAAGGGCACGAGCGGGTCTGAAATAGTGTTTTCAGTTACCGTAAGGCAGATTGAATCCGGCGGTGATGACGCTGATGAATCAAAAGTTATTCGATTGAAATGTGTGTTAGGTCCAGGAGATACTCCGGATCCTGTGTTTACTGTTATGCTGCCCGATGAGGATTAG